Proteins found in one Hemibagrus wyckioides isolate EC202008001 linkage group LG23, SWU_Hwy_1.0, whole genome shotgun sequence genomic segment:
- the cndp1 gene encoding beta-Ala-His dipeptidase yields the protein MNSVCVVVLVMLGASGHSFRFKDLTDYVDKHQDHYVQALRDWVSIESDSSDVSKRAELQRMMGVVEEKLRGMKGKVDVMDIGTQTLADGSVVPLPKVVTAAFGDDENKHTVCVYGHMDVQPARREDGWATDPYNLTEINGNLYGRGASDNKAPVLAWIHAVEAYKALNVELPVNVKFLIEGMEETGSDGLNALVEAQREEFFSDVGSIIISDCSWQSSRPALTYGTRGNCYFSAQVEGPRQDLHSGVDGGAVIEPMSDLIAILNTLISASGQILIPGVTDAVANFTEEERKIYEEVDFDLDTYKSTIGVDGLMYNNKVDLLAHLWRFPTVSIHGIEGAFSGPGTKTVIPAKVTAKFSIRQVPDMEPAVVEKQVTDHLHAVFQQRKSPNKLKVKMIIRAKPWLADPKHALYEAGKRAVKRVFSVEPELIREGGTIPIARTFQDVTKKDIIMLPIGGFDDGLHSQNEKISRYNYIEGTKLFIAYLHEVSHIQKNTR from the exons taGGAGCGAGTGGTCATTCATTTAGGTTTAAAGATTTGACAGATTACGTGGATAAACATCAGGACCACTACGTACAG gctCTGAGAGACTGGGTGTCTATAGAAAGTGACTCCAGTGATGTCAGTAAGAGAGCGGAGCTACAGCGTATGATGGGTGTGGTGGAGGAGAAGCTGCGGGGGATGAAGGGGAAAGTGGACGTGATGGACATCGGCACTCAGACG CTGGCGGACGGCAGCGTGGTCCCGTTACCTAAGGTGGTGACGGCAGCGTTCGGTGACGAtgagaacaaacacacagtgtgtgtgtatggacacatggacgTGCAGCCGGCCAGGAGAGAGGACGGCTGGGCCACTGACCCCTACAACCTCACCGAGATTAACG GAAACCTGTACGGCAGAGGAGCTTCGGATAATAAAGCTCCGGTTCTGGCCTGGATTCATGCAGTGGAGGCGTATAAAGCTCTGAACGTG GAGCTCCCAGTGAATGTGAAGTTCCTGATCGAGGGGATGGAGGAGACGGGTTCGGATGGACTGAATGCGCTGGTGGAGGCTCAGAGAGAGGAGTTTTTCTCAGATGTGGGTTCCATCATCATCTCGGACTGCAGCTGGCAGAGTTCTCGCCCCGCTCTCACCTACGGAACCAGAGGGAACTGTTACTTCTCTGCTCAG gtGGAGGGGCCGAGGCAGGACTTACACTCCGGAGTGGACGGAGGAGCCGTGATCGAGCCCATGAGCGACCTAATCGCAATACTAA ACACGCTGATCAGTGCGAGCGGTCAGATCCTGATCCCCGGTGTTACAGACGCAGTCGCTAACTTCactgaggaggagaggaagattTATGAGGAGGTGGACTTTGACTTGGACACTTACAAGAGCACCATTGGTGTTGATGGACTGATGTACAACAATAAG GTCGACCTTCTGGCTCACCTGTGGCGTTTCCCCACCGTCTCCATCCACGGCATCGAGGGTGCGTTCTCTGGCCCCGGAACAAAAACCGTCATTCCCGCTAAAGTCACGGCCAAGTTCTCCATCCGCCAGGTTCCTGACATGGAGCCTGCAGTGGTGGAGAAACAG GTCACGGATCACCTGCACGCCGTGTTCCAGCAGAGGAAGAGTCCCAACaagctgaaggtgaagatgattaTCAGAGCCAAACCGTGGTTAGCTGACCCCAAACACGCGCTGTACGAGGCCGGGAAGAGAGCGGTGAAGAGAG TGTTCAGCGTGGAGCCGGAGCTGATCCGAGAGGGAGGGACGATTCCCATCGCTCGCACCTTCCAGGACGTCACGAAGAAAGACATCATCATGTTGCCCATCGGAGGCTTCGACGACGGCCTTCACTCTCAGAACGAGAAAATCAGCAG GTATAACTACATCGAGGGAACAAAGCTGTTCATCGCTTACCTGCACGAGGTTTCTCACATTCAGAAGAACACACGCTGA